One window of Burkholderia vietnamiensis LMG 10929 genomic DNA carries:
- a CDS encoding Smr/MutS family protein, with protein MAKNQPHPSDPAKRQLAARPVTPAPAAPPPALDAAALRGQGLAGLGALRKSLQGEAERRERTRVEAAKATRQAEADANLFRNEIGAIRPLNAPPRASAGRTPPDPVPKQTQRDEEAVLNATLSDEFDPETLLDSDESLYYHRPGISRDVVRKLRSGAWIVQAQLDLHGMRRDEARDALAEFIREAGKKGLRCLRVIHGKGLGSIGKEPVLKGKVRAWLVQKEEVIAFCEARGHDGGAGAVLVLLQPPASPADRGPRAAS; from the coding sequence ATGGCGAAGAACCAGCCCCACCCGAGCGATCCCGCGAAGCGGCAGCTCGCCGCCCGCCCCGTGACCCCCGCGCCCGCCGCGCCGCCGCCCGCGCTCGACGCCGCTGCCTTGCGCGGCCAGGGCCTCGCCGGCCTCGGCGCCTTGCGCAAGTCGCTGCAAGGCGAAGCCGAACGGCGCGAACGCACGCGCGTCGAAGCCGCGAAGGCCACGCGCCAGGCGGAGGCCGACGCAAACCTGTTCCGCAATGAAATCGGCGCGATCCGGCCGCTGAACGCGCCGCCGCGCGCGAGCGCCGGCCGCACGCCGCCCGATCCGGTGCCGAAGCAGACGCAGCGCGACGAGGAAGCGGTGCTGAACGCGACGCTGTCGGACGAATTCGATCCCGAAACGCTGCTCGACAGCGACGAATCGCTGTACTACCACCGCCCCGGCATCAGCCGCGACGTGGTGCGCAAGCTGCGCAGCGGCGCATGGATCGTGCAGGCGCAGCTCGACCTGCACGGGATGCGGCGCGACGAGGCGCGCGACGCGCTCGCGGAATTCATCCGCGAAGCCGGCAAGAAGGGCTTGCGCTGCCTGCGCGTGATCCACGGCAAGGGGCTCGGCTCGATCGGCAAGGAGCCGGTGCTGAAGGGCAAGGTGCGCGCGTGGCTCGTGCAGAAGGAAGAAGTGATCGCGTTCTGCGAGGCGCGCGGCCACGACGGCGGCGCCGGCGCGGTGCTCGTGCTGCTGCAGCCGCCCGCGTCGCCGGCCGATCGGGGGCCGCGTGCCGCATCCTAG
- a CDS encoding trimeric intracellular cation channel family protein codes for MPHPRLTLAISILEAIATLAFAISGFIEARKNRLDSVGTFVVALATAFGGGTLRDILLERRPFYWVVHDDYVIAIFVLALFAPFVLRMLSRLSAERLLLVADAIGLGIFSISGTAIALDAEMPRFIAVMMGVITGVVGGIVRDVLCNDIPLILRDSRPYATCAFAGCWFYLLLVWLQYDSVYSVLLATGFILVARLATFKFDVRLPH; via the coding sequence GTGCCGCATCCTAGGCTCACGCTCGCGATCTCGATCCTCGAGGCGATCGCGACGCTGGCGTTTGCGATCTCCGGCTTCATCGAGGCGCGCAAGAACCGCCTCGACTCGGTCGGCACGTTCGTCGTCGCGCTCGCCACCGCGTTCGGCGGCGGCACGCTGCGCGACATCCTGCTCGAACGCCGGCCGTTCTACTGGGTCGTGCACGACGACTACGTGATCGCGATCTTCGTGCTCGCGCTGTTCGCGCCGTTCGTGCTGCGGATGCTGTCGCGGCTGTCGGCCGAGCGCCTGCTGCTCGTCGCCGACGCGATCGGGCTCGGCATCTTCAGCATCTCCGGCACCGCGATCGCGCTCGACGCCGAGATGCCGCGCTTCATCGCGGTGATGATGGGCGTGATCACCGGCGTGGTCGGCGGCATCGTGCGCGACGTGCTGTGCAACGACATCCCGCTGATCCTGCGCGATTCACGGCCCTATGCGACCTGCGCGTTCGCCGGCTGCTGGTTCTATCTGCTGCTCGTATGGCTGCAGTACGACTCGGTGTACAGCGTGCTGCTCGCGACCGGCTTCATTCTCGTCGCGCGGCTGGCGACGTTCAAATTCGACGTGCGGCTGCCGCACTGA
- the zwf gene encoding glucose-6-phosphate dehydrogenase, with amino-acid sequence MHTDSSFTFVLFGGTGDLSMRKILPALFEAHRGNMLAEGGRIVAVARHESDQAGYLEWVDTHVKPHAVKAAGKAFDESAWKSFLARIEYVKLDLGRAEDYVVLRDAVAPHEGIRVFYLATGPSLFVPICNALASVGLNEGARIVLEKPLGYDLRSSNAINDAVGEIFAEDQIYRIDHYLGKEPVQNLLALRFGNALFEPLWRREWVESIQITIAEELGVEARGDFYDNTGALRDMVQNHLLQLLSIVAMEPPHSMDSDSVRDEKLRVLRALKPIDPRDIGKVAVRGQYHAGVIKGAQVPAYATEPGVKPDSPTETFVALKVEIENWRWAGVPFFLRTGKRLADRVAEIVVNFRPVPHSALGAPALRPGSNRLVIRLQPNETIRLYCLAKQPGEGMNLASVHLDLAFDRFFKEGQMEAYQRLLLDVINGRLALFVRRDEQEAAWRWVEPILNEWARTLKPPKPYAAGTWGPAASSAMLAQHGTCWLEEEN; translated from the coding sequence ATGCATACCGATTCCAGCTTTACTTTCGTCCTTTTCGGCGGCACCGGCGACCTGTCGATGCGCAAGATCCTGCCCGCGCTGTTCGAAGCGCACCGCGGCAACATGCTCGCGGAAGGCGGCCGGATCGTCGCCGTCGCGCGACACGAATCGGATCAGGCCGGCTATCTCGAATGGGTCGACACGCACGTGAAACCGCACGCGGTGAAGGCGGCCGGCAAGGCGTTCGACGAAAGCGCGTGGAAGTCCTTCCTCGCGCGCATCGAATACGTGAAGCTCGATCTCGGCCGCGCGGAAGACTACGTCGTGCTGCGCGACGCGGTGGCGCCGCACGAGGGCATCCGCGTGTTCTATCTGGCGACCGGCCCGTCGCTGTTCGTGCCGATCTGCAACGCGCTCGCGTCGGTTGGGCTGAACGAAGGCGCGCGCATCGTGCTGGAGAAGCCGCTCGGCTACGACCTGCGCTCGTCGAACGCGATCAACGACGCGGTCGGCGAGATCTTCGCGGAAGACCAGATCTACCGGATCGACCACTACCTCGGCAAGGAGCCGGTGCAGAACCTGCTCGCGCTGCGCTTCGGCAACGCGCTGTTCGAGCCGCTGTGGCGCCGCGAATGGGTCGAGAGCATCCAGATCACGATCGCCGAGGAGCTCGGCGTCGAGGCGCGCGGCGATTTCTACGACAATACGGGCGCGCTGCGCGACATGGTGCAGAACCACCTGCTGCAGTTGCTGTCGATCGTCGCGATGGAGCCGCCGCATTCGATGGATTCCGACTCGGTGCGCGACGAGAAGCTGCGCGTGCTGCGCGCGCTGAAGCCCATCGATCCGCGCGACATCGGCAAGGTCGCGGTGCGCGGCCAGTACCATGCGGGCGTGATCAAGGGCGCGCAGGTGCCGGCCTATGCGACCGAGCCGGGCGTGAAGCCCGACAGCCCGACCGAAACCTTCGTCGCGCTGAAGGTCGAGATCGAGAACTGGCGCTGGGCCGGCGTGCCGTTCTTCCTGCGCACGGGCAAGCGTCTGGCCGACCGCGTCGCCGAGATCGTCGTCAACTTCCGGCCGGTGCCGCACTCGGCGCTCGGCGCGCCCGCGCTGCGCCCCGGCTCGAACCGCCTGGTGATCCGGCTGCAGCCGAACGAGACGATTCGCCTGTATTGCCTCGCGAAGCAGCCGGGCGAAGGCATGAACCTCGCGAGCGTGCACCTCGATCTGGCGTTCGACCGGTTCTTCAAGGAAGGGCAGATGGAGGCGTATCAGCGCCTGCTGCTCGACGTGATCAACGGCCGCCTCGCGTTGTTCGTGCGCCGCGACGAGCAGGAAGCCGCATGGCGCTGGGTCGAGCCGATCCTGAATGAATGGGCACGCACGCTGAAGCCGCCGAAGCCGTACGCGGCGGGCACGTGGGGGCCGGCTGCGTCGAGCGCGATGCTCGCGCAGCACGGCACCTGCTGGCTCGAAGAGGAAAACTGA
- a CDS encoding ABC transporter substrate-binding protein, which translates to MKVRSIMGALCAAGLMAGAVAAQAAENVTVLHWWTSGGESKAVGVLKDDLQKQGYVWKDFAVAGGAGAAAMTALKTKVISGDAPSAAQIKGPLIQDWADQGVLVNIDSAATDWKQNLPPEIDKIIKYKGHTVAAPFSVHRVNWLYVNKAALDKIGAKVPTTWPEFFAVADKLKAAGIQPVAMGGQPWQDLTLWEDVVLSQGPAFYKKALVDLDQATLTSPQMLSVFDTVRKIQGYFDTGRNGRDWNLATAMVINGKAGMQFMGDWAKGEFENAGKKAGKDYICAPVPGTANAYTFNVDSFVFFQQKGEKNATPGQLALAKTIMTPAFQEQFSLLKGSVPVRLGVKMDKFDDCAKKSYADEQTAIKSGGFVPSLAHGMAQGDATAGAITDVVTKFMNSQQDSKSAVAALAKAAKVK; encoded by the coding sequence ATGAAAGTTCGCTCGATCATGGGCGCGCTCTGCGCCGCGGGTCTGATGGCTGGCGCCGTGGCGGCGCAGGCGGCCGAGAACGTTACGGTGCTGCACTGGTGGACTTCGGGCGGCGAGTCGAAGGCCGTCGGCGTGCTGAAGGACGACCTGCAGAAGCAGGGCTACGTGTGGAAGGACTTCGCGGTCGCGGGCGGCGCGGGGGCGGCGGCCATGACGGCGCTGAAGACCAAGGTGATCAGCGGCGACGCACCGTCGGCCGCGCAGATCAAGGGCCCGCTGATCCAGGACTGGGCCGACCAGGGCGTGCTCGTCAACATCGATTCCGCCGCCACCGACTGGAAGCAGAACCTGCCGCCGGAAATCGACAAGATCATCAAGTACAAGGGCCACACGGTCGCCGCGCCGTTCTCGGTGCACCGCGTCAACTGGCTCTACGTGAACAAGGCCGCGCTCGACAAGATCGGCGCGAAGGTGCCGACCACCTGGCCTGAATTCTTCGCGGTCGCCGACAAGCTGAAGGCCGCGGGCATCCAGCCGGTCGCGATGGGCGGCCAGCCGTGGCAGGACCTGACGCTGTGGGAAGACGTCGTGCTGTCGCAGGGCCCGGCGTTCTACAAGAAGGCGCTGGTCGATCTCGACCAGGCCACGCTGACGTCGCCGCAGATGCTGTCGGTGTTCGACACGGTGCGCAAGATCCAGGGCTACTTCGACACCGGCCGCAACGGCCGCGACTGGAACCTCGCGACCGCGATGGTGATCAACGGCAAGGCCGGCATGCAGTTCATGGGCGACTGGGCGAAGGGCGAGTTCGAGAACGCCGGCAAGAAGGCGGGCAAGGACTACATCTGCGCGCCGGTGCCGGGCACCGCGAACGCTTACACGTTCAACGTCGACTCGTTCGTGTTCTTCCAGCAGAAGGGCGAGAAGAACGCGACGCCGGGCCAGCTCGCGCTCGCGAAGACGATCATGACGCCGGCGTTCCAGGAGCAGTTCAGCCTGCTGAAGGGTTCGGTGCCGGTGCGTCTCGGCGTGAAGATGGACAAGTTCGACGACTGCGCGAAGAAGTCGTATGCCGACGAGCAGACCGCGATCAAGTCGGGCGGGTTCGTGCCGTCGCTCGCGCACGGGATGGCCCAGGGCGACGCGACCGCCGGCGCGATCACCGACGTCGTGACGAAGTTCATGAACTCGCAGCAGGATTCGAAGAGCGCGGTCGCCGCGCTCGCGAAGGCCGCGAAGGTCAAGTAA
- the trxB gene encoding thioredoxin-disulfide reductase, with product MSTPKHAKVLILGSGPAGYTAAVYAARANLSPVLITGIAQGGQLMTTTDVENWPADAKGVQGPELMARFQEHAERFNTEIVFDHIHTAKLHEKPIRLIGDAGEYTCDALIIATGASAQYLGLPSEEAFMGKGVSACATCDGFFYRNQEVAVIGGGNTAVEEALYLTGIAKKVTVIHRRDKFRAEPILIDRLLEKEKEGVVDIKWDHVLDEVTGEESGVTGLRIKNVKTGATQDLTVQGVFVAIGHKPNTDLFQGQLEMKDGYILTKSGLQGNATSTSVPGVFAAGDVQDNVYRQAITSAGTGCMAALDAQRYLETLHDKQ from the coding sequence ATGTCCACGCCCAAACACGCCAAAGTCCTGATTCTCGGTTCCGGCCCTGCCGGCTACACGGCTGCCGTCTACGCGGCACGCGCCAACCTGTCTCCGGTGCTGATCACCGGCATCGCGCAGGGCGGCCAGCTGATGACGACGACCGACGTCGAAAACTGGCCGGCGGACGCGAAGGGCGTGCAAGGTCCGGAACTGATGGCGCGCTTCCAGGAGCACGCCGAGCGCTTCAACACCGAGATCGTGTTCGACCACATCCACACCGCGAAGCTGCACGAGAAGCCGATCCGGCTGATCGGCGACGCGGGCGAATACACGTGCGACGCGCTGATCATCGCGACCGGCGCATCGGCGCAGTATCTCGGCCTGCCGTCCGAGGAAGCGTTCATGGGCAAGGGCGTGTCGGCCTGCGCCACCTGCGACGGCTTCTTCTATCGCAACCAGGAGGTCGCGGTGATCGGCGGCGGCAACACGGCCGTCGAAGAAGCGCTGTACCTGACGGGCATCGCGAAGAAGGTCACGGTGATCCACCGCCGCGACAAGTTCCGCGCGGAGCCGATCCTGATCGACCGGCTGCTGGAGAAGGAAAAGGAAGGCGTCGTCGACATCAAGTGGGATCACGTGCTCGACGAGGTGACCGGCGAAGAGTCGGGCGTCACGGGCCTGCGCATCAAGAACGTGAAGACCGGCGCGACGCAGGACCTGACCGTGCAGGGCGTGTTCGTCGCGATCGGCCACAAGCCGAACACCGACCTGTTCCAAGGCCAGCTCGAGATGAAGGACGGCTACATCCTGACGAAGAGCGGCCTGCAGGGCAACGCGACGTCGACCAGCGTGCCGGGCGTGTTCGCCGCGGGCGACGTGCAGGACAACGTCTACCGTCAGGCGATCACCAGCGCCGGCACCGGCTGCATGGCCGCGCTCGACGCGCAGCGCTACCTCGAAACCCTGCACGACAAGCAGTAA
- a CDS encoding ABC transporter ATP-binding protein — MASLSIRDVYKTYPNGVPVLKGVDIEIEDGQFLILVGGSGCGKSTLLNMIAGLETVTSGEICIDGKVVNDLSPKDRDIAMVFQSYALYPSMTVRENISFGLNIRKVPKSEQQQIVERVSAMLQIQHLLDRKPGQLSGGQRQRVAMGRALARDPSLFLFDEPLSNLDAKLRIEMRAEIKLLHQRLGTTIVYVTHDQIEAMTLGDRIAVMKDGVVQQFGAPQDIYDSPSNLFVAGFIGAPPMNFINGKLVEQGSGVALEIDTGLARSALHLPFDAQRMNGHVGREVILGLRPERITDARNAHHGEASKLQPIDVRVDVTEPTGPDTHVFAQVNGKRIVSRVHPAANPQPGQTQSLLFDVSKAVLFDPASEERIA; from the coding sequence ATGGCAAGCCTTTCCATCCGTGACGTGTACAAGACCTACCCGAACGGGGTGCCGGTCCTGAAGGGTGTCGACATCGAGATCGAGGACGGACAGTTCCTGATCCTGGTCGGCGGGTCGGGCTGCGGGAAGTCGACGCTGCTCAACATGATCGCCGGCCTCGAGACGGTGACGAGCGGCGAGATCTGCATCGACGGCAAGGTCGTCAACGACCTGTCGCCGAAGGATCGCGACATCGCGATGGTGTTCCAGTCGTACGCGCTGTATCCGTCGATGACGGTGCGCGAGAACATCTCGTTCGGCCTGAACATCCGCAAGGTGCCGAAGAGCGAGCAGCAGCAGATCGTCGAGCGCGTGTCGGCGATGCTGCAGATCCAGCATCTGCTCGACCGCAAGCCGGGCCAGCTGTCCGGCGGCCAGCGGCAGCGCGTCGCGATGGGCCGCGCGCTCGCGCGCGATCCGTCGCTGTTCCTGTTCGACGAGCCGCTGTCGAACCTCGACGCGAAGCTGCGCATCGAAATGCGCGCCGAAATCAAGCTGCTGCACCAGCGTCTCGGCACGACGATCGTCTACGTGACGCACGACCAGATCGAGGCGATGACGCTCGGCGACCGCATCGCGGTGATGAAGGACGGCGTGGTCCAGCAATTCGGCGCGCCGCAGGACATCTACGATTCGCCGTCGAACCTGTTCGTCGCGGGCTTCATCGGCGCGCCGCCGATGAACTTCATCAACGGCAAGCTCGTCGAGCAGGGCAGCGGCGTCGCGCTCGAGATCGACACGGGCCTCGCGCGCAGCGCGCTGCACCTGCCGTTCGACGCGCAGCGCATGAACGGCCACGTCGGCCGCGAGGTGATCCTCGGGCTGCGTCCGGAGCGCATCACCGACGCGCGCAACGCCCATCACGGCGAGGCGTCGAAACTGCAGCCGATCGACGTGCGCGTCGACGTGACCGAGCCGACGGGCCCGGACACGCACGTGTTCGCGCAGGTGAACGGCAAGCGGATCGTGAGCCGCGTGCATCCGGCCGCGAACCCGCAGCCGGGGCAGACGCAGTCGCTGCTGTTCGACGTGTCGAAGGCGGTGCTGTTCGATCCGGCGTCGGAAGAGCGGATCGCGTGA
- a CDS encoding carbohydrate ABC transporter permease codes for MQPKMTISRAVIYAALILFALYFLFPIYVMLSTSFKDLDQLRTGNLLTPPSHWTFDPWVKAWSGACTGVRCDGMKPFFLNSLQMVIPAVLISSLIGAFNGYVLTHWRFRGADALFTMMLVGCFIPFQVILLPMARLQGMLGLANTIPGLVFVHVVYGIAFTTMFFRNFYVSVPAELVKAARIDGAGFFTIFTKILMPVSLPIFMVCLIWQFTQIWNDFLFGIVFSGVDSMPITVALNNLVNTSTGVKEYNVDMAGAIIAALPTLLVYVVAGRYFVRGLTAGAVKG; via the coding sequence ATGCAGCCTAAGATGACGATCAGCCGGGCAGTGATCTATGCGGCGCTGATCCTGTTCGCGCTGTATTTCCTGTTCCCGATCTACGTGATGCTGTCGACCTCGTTCAAGGATCTCGACCAGCTGCGCACCGGCAACCTGCTGACGCCGCCGTCGCACTGGACCTTCGATCCGTGGGTGAAGGCGTGGAGCGGCGCGTGCACCGGCGTGCGCTGCGACGGCATGAAGCCGTTCTTCCTGAACTCGCTGCAGATGGTGATCCCGGCCGTGCTGATCTCGTCGCTGATCGGCGCGTTCAACGGCTACGTGCTCACGCACTGGCGCTTTCGCGGCGCCGACGCGCTGTTCACGATGATGCTGGTCGGCTGCTTCATTCCGTTCCAGGTGATCCTGCTGCCGATGGCGCGCCTGCAGGGGATGCTCGGCCTCGCGAACACGATTCCGGGCCTGGTGTTCGTGCACGTCGTGTACGGGATCGCATTCACGACGATGTTCTTCCGCAACTTCTACGTGAGCGTGCCGGCCGAGCTCGTGAAGGCCGCGCGCATCGACGGCGCGGGCTTCTTCACGATCTTCACGAAGATCCTGATGCCCGTGTCGCTGCCGATCTTCATGGTCTGCCTGATCTGGCAGTTCACGCAGATCTGGAACGACTTCCTGTTCGGGATCGTGTTCTCCGGCGTCGACTCGATGCCGATCACGGTTGCGCTGAACAACCTCGTCAACACGTCGACGGGCGTGAAGGAATACAACGTCGACATGGCCGGCGCGATCATCGCCGCGCTGCCGACGCTGCTCGTCTACGTGGTCGCCGGCCGCTACTTCGTGCGCGGGCTGACGGCGGGCGCGGTGAAGGGGTAA
- a CDS encoding DNA translocase FtsK: MAKAPYSAQAQALPHRMSKLLTEIRWILQVALCAFLVMALLSYSRRDPSWTHAAQVDHISNWAGRVGAWTADIILLLFGLSAYWLIVPLGRRIAVNYRRITRHEAVVDEPERPIGWLTEIFAFVLVVLACDGIEALRMWSLKVQLPRAPGGVIGEAVAGAMSHAFGFTGGTLLLLVLLAIGLSLYFRFSWLSVAERVGGAILSAVNVAKLRREAERDRRLGEAAAVRREGKVEEERVRIEDHEPVTIVPPVVTPAKSERVERERQVPLFTDLPGDSTLPPVSLLDPAPRAQEAISADTLEFTSRLIEKKLKDFGVEASVVAAYPGPVVTRYEIEPATGVKGSQIVNLAKDLARSLSLVSIRVVETIPGKNYMALELPNQRRQTVHLSEIIGSEVYAAASSALTLSLGKDIGGKPVCADLAKMPHLLVAGTTGSGKSVGINAMILSLLYKATAEQVRLILIDPKMLEMSVYEGIPHLLCPVVTDMRQAGHALNWTVAEMERRYKLMSKLGVRNLAGYNNKIDEAAKREEKIPNPFSLTPDEPEPLGRLPNIVVVIDELADLMMVVGKKVEELIARIAQKARAAGIHLILATQRPSVDVITGLIKANVPTRIAFQVSSKIDSRTILDQMGAESLLGMGDMLYLPPGSGLPVRVHGAFVADDEVHRVVEKLKEHGEPNYVEGLLEGGTVDGDEGSAGAGTGEGGGESDPLYDQAVEIVIKNRRASISLVQRHLRIGYNRAARLLEQMEQSGLVSAMSSSGNREILVPARDAE; this comes from the coding sequence ATGGCAAAAGCTCCTTATTCCGCCCAGGCACAGGCGTTGCCGCACCGGATGTCGAAGCTCCTCACGGAGATCCGCTGGATTCTCCAGGTCGCGCTCTGCGCTTTTCTGGTGATGGCCCTGCTGAGCTACAGCCGGCGCGATCCGAGCTGGACGCATGCCGCGCAGGTCGATCACATCTCGAACTGGGCCGGGCGCGTCGGCGCGTGGACGGCCGACATCATCCTGCTGCTGTTCGGCCTGTCGGCCTACTGGCTGATCGTGCCGCTCGGGCGGCGCATCGCGGTCAACTACCGGCGCATCACGCGTCACGAGGCCGTCGTCGACGAGCCCGAGCGGCCGATCGGCTGGCTCACCGAGATCTTCGCGTTCGTGCTCGTCGTGCTCGCGTGCGACGGCATCGAGGCGTTGCGGATGTGGTCGCTGAAGGTGCAGTTGCCGCGCGCGCCGGGCGGCGTGATCGGCGAGGCGGTGGCCGGCGCGATGTCGCATGCTTTCGGCTTCACCGGCGGCACGCTGCTGCTGCTGGTCCTGCTGGCGATCGGGCTGTCGCTGTATTTTCGCTTCTCGTGGCTGTCGGTCGCCGAGCGCGTCGGCGGGGCGATCCTGTCCGCCGTCAACGTCGCGAAGCTGCGCCGCGAGGCCGAGCGCGACCGCCGGCTCGGCGAGGCCGCGGCCGTGCGCCGCGAAGGCAAGGTCGAGGAGGAGCGCGTGCGGATCGAGGATCACGAGCCCGTGACGATCGTGCCGCCGGTCGTCACGCCGGCGAAGTCCGAGCGCGTCGAGCGCGAGCGCCAGGTGCCGCTGTTCACCGATCTGCCCGGCGATTCGACGCTGCCGCCGGTGTCGCTGCTCGATCCCGCGCCGAGGGCGCAGGAAGCCATTTCCGCCGACACGCTCGAATTCACGTCGCGCCTGATCGAGAAGAAGCTGAAGGACTTCGGCGTCGAGGCGAGCGTCGTCGCCGCCTATCCGGGCCCGGTCGTCACGCGCTACGAGATCGAGCCGGCCACCGGCGTGAAGGGCAGCCAGATCGTGAATCTCGCGAAGGACCTCGCGCGCTCGCTGTCGCTCGTGTCGATCCGCGTGGTCGAGACGATCCCCGGCAAGAACTACATGGCGCTCGAGCTGCCGAACCAGCGCCGTCAGACGGTCCATCTGTCGGAGATCATCGGCTCCGAGGTCTATGCGGCCGCGTCGTCGGCGCTGACGCTGAGCCTCGGCAAGGACATCGGCGGCAAGCCGGTGTGCGCCGATCTCGCGAAGATGCCGCACCTGCTGGTCGCCGGCACGACGGGCTCCGGCAAGTCGGTGGGGATCAACGCGATGATCCTGTCGCTGCTGTACAAGGCGACGGCCGAGCAGGTGCGCCTGATCCTGATCGATCCGAAGATGCTCGAAATGAGCGTCTACGAAGGCATTCCGCATCTGCTGTGTCCGGTCGTGACCGACATGCGCCAGGCCGGCCACGCGCTGAACTGGACGGTCGCGGAGATGGAGCGCCGCTACAAGCTGATGAGCAAGCTCGGCGTGCGCAACCTGGCCGGCTACAACAACAAGATCGACGAGGCCGCCAAGCGCGAGGAGAAGATTCCGAACCCGTTCAGCCTGACGCCGGACGAACCGGAACCGCTCGGCCGGCTGCCGAACATCGTCGTCGTGATCGACGAGTTGGCTGACCTGATGATGGTCGTCGGTAAGAAGGTCGAGGAGCTGATCGCGCGGATCGCGCAGAAGGCGCGCGCGGCCGGCATTCATCTGATCCTCGCGACGCAGCGCCCGTCGGTCGACGTGATCACCGGGCTGATCAAGGCGAACGTGCCGACGCGCATCGCGTTCCAGGTGTCGTCGAAGATCGACTCGCGCACGATTCTCGACCAGATGGGCGCCGAATCGTTGCTCGGGATGGGCGACATGCTGTACCTGCCGCCCGGCAGCGGGCTGCCGGTGCGCGTGCACGGCGCGTTCGTCGCCGACGACGAGGTGCATCGCGTCGTCGAGAAGCTCAAGGAGCACGGCGAGCCGAACTACGTCGAAGGTCTGCTCGAAGGCGGCACCGTCGACGGCGACGAAGGTTCGGCCGGCGCGGGAACCGGCGAAGGCGGCGGCGAGTCTGATCCGCTGTACGACCAGGCGGTCGAGATCGTCATCAAGAACCGCCGCGCGTCGATCTCGCTCGTGCAGCGTCATCTGCGGATCGGCTATAACCGCGCGGCGCGGCTGCTCGAACAAATGGAACAGTCGGGGCTCGTGTCGGCGATGTCGTCGAGCGGCAACCGCGAAATTCTTGTGCCGGCGCGCGACGCGGAATGA
- a CDS encoding carbohydrate ABC transporter permease: MAAPLSGNGSGAAVARRTSPMSAFADRWIPKLVLAPSLAIAVVFIYGFILITGYLSLTNSRLLPNYEFDGFGRYTDLFQNDVWWTSAANLGWFGIPFIAFCVGLGLFLAILLDQRIRNEGALRAIFLYPMALSFIVTGTAWQWILNPGLGLEKVMHDWGWTSFSFGWLDDPDKAIFCIVIAAVWQSTGFVMALFLAGLRGVDAEIFKAAQVDGATLPTIYRKIVIPSMRPVFFSVLLILCHITIKTFDLVVALTAGGPGTSSSLPAMFMYTFSFNRGQLGLGAASSVMMLATVVAVLVPLMYMESRSTRNAA, encoded by the coding sequence GTGGCTGCCCCTCTTAGCGGAAACGGATCCGGCGCTGCCGTCGCACGGCGCACGTCGCCGATGTCGGCCTTCGCCGATCGCTGGATCCCGAAGCTCGTGCTCGCGCCGAGCCTCGCGATCGCCGTGGTGTTCATCTACGGCTTCATTCTGATTACCGGCTATCTGTCGCTGACCAACTCGCGGCTGTTGCCGAACTACGAATTCGACGGCTTCGGCCGCTATACGGACCTGTTCCAGAACGACGTGTGGTGGACCTCCGCCGCCAACCTCGGCTGGTTCGGGATTCCGTTCATCGCGTTCTGCGTCGGGCTCGGGCTGTTCCTCGCGATCCTGCTCGACCAGCGGATCCGCAACGAAGGCGCGCTGCGCGCGATCTTCCTGTATCCGATGGCGCTGTCGTTCATCGTCACCGGCACCGCATGGCAGTGGATCCTGAACCCCGGCCTCGGCCTCGAGAAGGTGATGCACGACTGGGGCTGGACGAGCTTCTCGTTCGGCTGGCTCGACGATCCGGACAAGGCCATCTTCTGTATCGTGATCGCGGCCGTCTGGCAGTCGACCGGCTTCGTGATGGCGCTGTTCCTCGCGGGGCTGCGCGGCGTCGACGCGGAGATCTTCAAGGCCGCGCAGGTCGACGGCGCGACGCTGCCGACCATCTACCGCAAGATCGTGATCCCGAGCATGCGCCCGGTGTTCTTCTCGGTGCTGCTGATCCTCTGCCACATCACGATCAAGACCTTCGACCTGGTCGTCGCACTGACGGCGGGCGGCCCCGGCACGTCGTCGTCGCTGCCGGCCATGTTCATGTACACGTTTTCGTTCAACCGCGGCCAGCTCGGGCTCGGCGCGGCGTCGTCGGTGATGATGCTCGCGACCGTGGTCGCGGTGCTGGTGCCGCTGATGTATATGGAATCGAGGAGCACCCGCAATGCAGCCTAA